The DNA segment AATTAGAATTAAATATTTTTTTTCTTTTTTTCTTAGTTTCTTTTTTATCCTTATCTTTTATTTCATTTTTATCTTTATCTCGACCAATTAAATTTTTTATCAGTGATTCAATTAAATTTACACCTACAATAAAAATAATTATAATAGGTATTAATGGAGAAATATTATTCATTTTATCCCCCTTTAATCTTCCTGATTATCTTTATTTTTTTTCTTTTTCTTATTGTCATCCTGAGTAGTATCTTCTTTATTTATCTTTGAAATCATATCTCTCATATCTGTATCAGCTTCTATATTTTTTAAATTCATGTAATCCATTACTCCCATATTTCCTGAACGAAGAGCTTCTGCCATAGCTTTAGGCACTTCAGATTCAGCTTCAACAACTTTAGCCTGCATTTCCTGTACTCTTGCTTTCATTTCCTGTTCTTCTGCAACAGCCATAGCTCTTCTTTCTTCAGCTTTAGCCTGAGCTATTTCTTTATCTGCTTCTGCCTGATCAGTTTGTAATTGGGCACCAATATTTTTACCAACATCAACATCTGCAATATCGATAGATAAAATTTCAAATGCAGTCCCTGAATCTAATCCTTTTTCAAGTACTGTTTTGGAAATAGAATCTGGATTTTCTAAAACTTTTTTATGAGTTTCAGAAGAACCAACAGTAGTAACAATACCTTCTCCAACACGTGCCAATACAGTATCTTCTCCTGCTCCACCGACCAATCTTTCTATATTAGCTCGAACTGTAACTCGAGCAGTTGCCATAACCTGAATACCGTCCATTGCTACTGCAGTTACAATAGGTGTTTGAATAACTTTTG comes from the Halanaerobiales bacterium genome and includes:
- the floA gene encoding flotillin-like protein FloA (flotillin-like protein involved in membrane lipid rafts); the encoded protein is MAISSIIIIALIALLVILFFYFVPLGLWISAIAAGVKISFFDLIGMRLRRVVPSVIVSPMIKSHKAGLKLTTNKLEAHYLAGGNVDRVVDALIAAQRAEIDLTFERAAAIDLAGRDVLEAVKMSVNPKVIQTPIVTAVAMDGIQVMATARVTVRANIERLVGGAGEDTVLARVGEGIVTTVGSSETHKKVLENPDSISKTVLEKGLDSGTAFEILSIDIADVDVGKNIGAQLQTDQAEADKEIAQAKAEERRAMAVAEEQEMKARVQEMQAKVVEAESEVPKAMAEALRSGNMGVMDYMNLKNIEADTDMRDMISKINKEDTTQDDNKKKKKNKDNQED